A stretch of the Vigna radiata var. radiata cultivar VC1973A chromosome 7, Vradiata_ver6, whole genome shotgun sequence genome encodes the following:
- the LOC106767614 gene encoding uncharacterized protein LOC106767614, which produces MDHFLFKPDKPNAIQTQNLFAAVSKILRILELCLLFLLLSWLLTRLPFAFALSAQFLTRFLSFAASPLFVFALSNAIIAALLAQSRCLSGPRSAADALYHDFLNSRTPVTALHAPPPRVLPEPEFHDKQVIAETVQGRPSVDPAAKYRRSKSENWKGDSLKTPRRRNLRRSETEKRLEKPPENLYPQDKLSNEEFQRAIEAFIAKQLRFLREESSAIVVQNPS; this is translated from the coding sequence ATGGACCACTTTCTCTTCAAACCAGACAAGCCCAACGCCATTCAAACACAAAACCTCTTCGCCGCCGTTTCCAAAATCCTTCGCATTCTCGAACTCTgcctcctcttcctcctcctctcctGGCTCCTCACGCGCCTACCCTTCGCCTTCGCCCTCTCTGCGCAATTCCTTACCCGCTTTCTCTCCTTCGCCGCCAGCCCTCTCTTCGTCTTCGCCCTCTCCAACGCCATCATCGCCGCCCTCCTCGCCCAGTCCCGTTGCCTCTCCGGCCCCCGCTCCGCGGCCGACGCTCTCTACCACGATTTCCTCAACTCCCGCACCCCCGTCACTGCACTCCACGCGCCGCCGCCGCGCGTGCTGCCCGAGCCCGAGTTCCATGACAAGCAGGTCATAGCCGAGACGGTTCAGGGTCGGCCCAGTGTCGACCCCGCCGCGAAGTACCGCCGGAGCAAGTCAGAGAACTGGAAAGGAGACAGCCTAAAAACGCCTCGCAGGCGAAATCTCCGTCGGTCGGAGACCGAGAAGCGGCTCGAAAAGCCACCGGAAAATTTGTACCCGCAGGATAAGCTGAGCAATGAGGAGTTCCAACGCGCCATTGAAGCGTTCATCGCGAAGCAATTGAGGTTTCTTAGGGAAGAGTCTTCTGCCATTGTTGTTCAGAATCCGTCATAA